The Ignavibacteriales bacterium DNA segment AGCGTTAAAAAACAGCCTCAAAAAGATACTATTTACAAAACCTCGGAGGTTTTATACTCACCTGCGTAAGGTGAATGAGTAATAAGAATTTGTTTTCAAGTTACATTTCTACGATTAGATTTAGACCGATAAATTGTATTAAATTACTGTAAAGTATTTTAAAAGAATTTTAATAGCGCGGGGATTTATGCTGCTATCTCAAATATTTTCGCTCTCGTTACAATCATTAAAAAGTAACAAACTCAGAACTATGCTCACCATTCTTGGTGTTGTTGTAGGAATATTTTCAATCATTGTAATAATGACTATCATTACAATGCTTCAAAATAGTATCGAAAGTGGAATATCATTTCTGAGTAAAAACACTTTTCAAATCCAAAAATTTCCAGCAATTAATACCGGCGGTCATGAAGAATGGAAAAAGTTTCGCAACCGTGAAGATATTACACTTGAGGATTATTATCGCTTCGAGGAGATGATGACACAAGCTAAATATACTGCAGCGCAATTAACCGCAGGTGGGAAGGTAATCAAATTTAGAAATCTGGAAACGAATCCCAATAGCTTCATCGTAGGGATCACTGAAGGCGGGATGAAAACTAACAATGTTACACTAGATCATGGAAGGGAAATCAGGAAAACTGATATTGATTTTTCTAACAATGTTTGTCTGCTTGGTCAGGATATCAGAGAGAAACTTTTCCCAAACATTGATCCAGTCGGTTTAAACATTAAAGTTGACAACAAACCTTTGCAAGTGATTGGCTTAATGGAAAAGATGCCCGAATTCTTTGGGCAAAGCATGGACAATTACATTGTTATTCCCATCAGTACCTTTGAATCAATGTATGGTAAAACAGGAAGAAGTGTTGAGATTACAGTTATGTCTTATGGTAAGCAGGATTACAATGCCGCAATAGAGACAGCAATTGGTTATATGCGAACGATTCGGAAAGTTCCTCCGGGAGAGGAAAACGATTTTGATATTTTTAGTAACGAGTCTTTGATTGGACAAATAAACGGAATCACTGAAGGCATACGAATAGGTGCGATGGTTATTTCCATAATTGCACTGCTTGCTGCAGGGGTGGGGATTATGAATATCATGCTTGTCTCGGTCACAGAACGCACAAGAGAAATCGGTATAAGAAAAGCGGTCGGTGCAAAACGTTCGAATATCCTAGTTCAGTTTTTGATTGAAGCTATTATTTTATGCTTGATAGGTGGATTTATCGGAATACTTCTCGGGGTAGGTGTAGGAAATCTCGCCGGTAGTTTTTTGAATGCTGAAGCCGCAATCCCGCTTGATTGGGTATTTATCGGGCTCACACTTTGTGTGCTTGTCGGAATCGTATTCGGAACTTATCCTGCTTACAAAGCAGCCAACCTAGACCCGATTGAAGCGTTGAGGTATGAATAATTATTAATTTAGTTTAATAATTACATACTATGTTTAAACATTAGACTTGATAAATGAACTTCATCAAAGTAGATTAGTCCGTTAAAAAATATTAATCATCTTTTGAAGTTTATTACTAAACATTTCGTTTTACTATTTTTTTTATTGGCTGCTTCTAATTCTGTTTGGAGCCAACAAAAATATTTCTCATCTTTTGTGCAAGACACAATTCCAATCAATTTTGATAATAAATATTTTATTTCCAAAGTCAATATTATCCCTCAAACTGAAAGAATAATTTTACGCGGGGAAATTCTTTCTCCTCAAGATTATTCTTTTCAATATGCGAAAGGATTTTTTCAATTATCAGACTCGCTGCCTTATTCAATTTTTGACACTCTCATCGTTGCATATCAAACAATAAAAATTTCTCTTCAAAAAAAATATAAACGTAGAAGTTTGATTCTGCGCCTTGATGAAGCAACCGGCGATAGTCTTCTCATCAGCAAATCGGAATCGGGTATTTTTAGTACCGAATCAATTTTTGGAAGCAGCATGGAAAAAAGCGGAACAATCGTTCGCGGTTTTACTGTTGGGACGACAAAAGATTTCACACTGAACAGCGGCTTGCGGCTTCAGCTTGCAGGCAAGTTATCCGATGACATTGAAATTGTTGCAGCACTTACAGATGAAAACACCCCCATTCAACCAGAAGGGAATACAGAACGGCTTGAAGAACTTGATAAAGTCTTTATTCAAATAAAACATAAAAATGCAATCGGCACTTTTGGCGATTATGAACTCAATAAAAAGTTTGGTGAATTCGGTGTTATCAATAGAAAACTGCAGGGGCTGATAGGGGAGTTTTTCTATGAAGGTCAGAAAGGATATCTTGGTATTGCAAGTTCTAAAGGAAAGTTTAATTCAAATAATCTTTTTGGGATTGATGGAGTACAAGGACCTTACCGACTAAGCGGAATAAACAGCGAACCGGACATTATCATTATTGCCGGAAGTGAACGTGTTTATCTTGATGGAATTGAATTGGTGCGAGGGGAGGGGAATGATTACACAATTGATTACTCGAATGCTTCAGTTACATTTACTCCGAAAAAATTAATTACTTCAGCAAGCCGAATAAATATTGATTTTGAATATACAGATAGACGATATGCGCGAAATGTTTTCGGAGCCGGCGCAGAAGGTTTGCTGTTTGAAGAGAAAATGAGTATAAAATTTCAGTACTTACGCGAAGGCGATGATCAGGATGCTCCAATTGATATTATTCTTTCCGATTCAGATAAAGAAAATTTAAAGATTGCAGGAGATGATAGAAATAAAGCTGTGAAATCAGGTGTGTCATTTGCAGCTCCGGATTCGCTCGGAAATATTCACGGAACTTATTTTAAAGTTGATACATTAATTTCCAGTCAAAACTTTTCGTATTATGTTTATTTACCGGGGGATTCAGCTTCGATTTATAATGTGTCGTTTAGTTTTGTCGGAGAGGGTAAAGGTGACTACATTCGCGAAACACTCGGCAACTATCGATTTGTTGGAATTGGATTGGGAACTTATCTGCCAATTTCTTTTTACCTTTGCCAGAGTTAAAACAAATTGCAAATCTTGTACTTGATATAACGCCGTGGAAGGATGTTTCGCTTAGCTTTGAATATGCTGGAAGTTTATGGGACAAAAATCGTTTATCTGATTTGGACAAAGGCGATGATTACGGATATGCGAGAAATATTTTTCTCAAAATTAATCCTCAGGAAATAAATGTTGGTTCAATTAGCCTTGGCAAAGCCGGGGTTACGTATAAAGATAGATTTGTTTTAAGCAGGTTTACTTCGCCGGATAGATTTAACGAAGTTGAGTTTAATCGTAATTATAATTTATCTTCTTTGACAGAACCACAAAATGAGTCATTACGTGAACTTAGTTTGCAATTAATTCCCATCGAACAACTTTTCATAAATACTTCAATAGGAATCTTAAAACAAGGGGATGTTTTTAGCTCAGATCGTTATAATAATATTTTAAAATTTACAGATAATACTTTCTATAATGTTGATTATAATTTTGATTATGTAAAAAGTAAATCAGAGTTACTCACAAGCAAATGGCTGCGTCAAAAGGGAAATGCTTACTATACTCTCTGGCAGATAAAGCCAGGGGTAGAATTTCTTTCTGAAAATAAAAATGATAATTTCATTTCAAACGATTCTTTGTCTTCTTCCAGTCTAAAATATTACGAGTTAAATCCATACCTGCAACTAATCGAGTATGAAGGACTAAAACTTTCTGCTAAATATTCCATGAGGAAAGATTACTTTCCAATTGAAGGGGAGCTTGTAAAAGAGTCTGATTCTCGTGCACAGTTTTACGAAATGAGTTACAATGGAATTCGTGAAGTCAATTCATTATTTTCATTTACGTATCGAAAAAAACAATACACCGATGAATTCAAACTAAAAGGTTTGTTGGATAACGAGACAATCCTCATCAGAACACAAAATAAATTAATCCCGGTAGAAAAAATTTTAAACGGCGATTTATTTTATGAAGTATCAACACAAAAATCTGCAAAGATAGAAAGAGTTTTTGTACGTGTTGAGAAGGGAACAGGCAGTTATCGTTATCTTGGAGATATTAACAACAATGGAATCGCAGATGAAAATGAATTTGAACCGACACTCTTTGATGGCGAATATATTTTAGTAAATATTCCTACTGATGAATTGTTCCCGGTGATCAATCTGAAAACCAGTACAAGGTGGAAATTAAATTTTGCAGATATGTTTAATGATCAGTCGCTTGCGGGAAAATTATTTTCTCCACTTTCAACAGAAAGTTATAGGCGTGTTGAAGAGAACACAACAGAAGAGGACTATAAAAAGATTTATCTTCTTAATTTTTCTGCTTTTCAAAATGAGGAAAAAACTATAACCGGCAGCAATCTCTTTCAGCAGGATATTTTTCTATTTGAAAACAAGCAGGACTTTTCACTTCGTTTCAGATACGCAGAAAAGAATACTCTGAATCAGTTTAGCGGGGGAGTGGAAAGAGCATACAACCGTGAAAGAAGTTTGCGTATCACTTTTAAAATGATAGAAGAAGTTAGCAACCAAACTGAAATCAGTACAATAAATGATAATGTCCGCGCTCCCGAATCATCAAACCGAAAAAGATTAGTGATCAATAATAGCGTATCCTCTGATTTCTCTTATCGTCCCGAAAGAAATATCGAGATCGGTTTCAAATTAAAGATTGGTCGCAGCGAAGATGATCTGCCAACAGATCCTACTATCATTGATTTAAATTCACAACTGATCAGGCTAAACATTTCTTTTTCGGGACTCGGAAGATTGCGTGTGGAAATTCAACGCGATGAGCTAAACGCAAACACCTCAGAAAATTTTATACCATTTGAATTAACAGGCGGCAATGCACTTGGGAAAAATTACTTTTGGCGGCTAAATTTCGATTACAGAATTTCCACGTATCTCCAATCAACAATTAGTTATGATGGCAGAGTGCAAGGTGGAGGTAAAGTTCTTCATACCGCACGAGCAGAAGTGCGTGCTTATTTTTAATTAATATTGGTCTAATTTACATTCGTGTTAATTTGTGAAATTAGTGGCAGCATTTTGTCTATTAAATTGGAATCTAATTGTGAAAATAATCTCTAACCTGATCGAAGCACATATTTTCAGAATGATTGAAAATAAAATTGAATTTCTTTTGTTGAAAAGGTCGGATAAGGAAATTTATCCCGGCTTGTGGCAAATGGTTTCAGGAAGAATTAAAAGGAGTGAGAAAGCTTTTCAAACTGCTTTACGTGAAATTCAGGAAGAAACAAATCTAAAACCGAAAAAGTTTTGGGTCGTTCCAAACATCAATTCTTTTTATTTGCCGGAAAAAGATTTGATAACATTTTTGCCTGTATTTTTAGTGCAAGTTGATAGTCATTCAGAAGTAATTTTAAGCGATGAGCATTCTACTTATCGGTGGGTAAGTGCGCAAGAAGCGAAAAAACTTTTAGCCTGGAGTGGACAAAAAAAATCTGTTGATATAATTATCGAATATCTCACGAAAAGAAAATCTTATCTTAACTTTGTAGAGATTAAAATTTAATTCTTTCATTTCACTATTTTTCTTTATCATAAAAAACGGAGTTTAATTTGGGATTATTAGTAGTAGGTTCACTAGGTTTAGATACGGTATCCACACCATTCGATAAAGTCGAGAATGCACTTGGCGGATCGGCAACATACATATCGCTTGCTGCAAGTTATTTTGGAGGACCAGTGCGGCTCGTTGGAATTGTTGGAAGTGATTTCCCTGAACAATACATTCATACTTTGGAGGATCACAATATTGATCTTGAAGGTTTGCAAATAGTGGATGGGGGAAAAACTTTTCGTTGGTCCGGCAAATATCATTATGATTTGAATGTGCGTGATACTTTGTTAACAGAATTAAATGTGTTCGAGAAATTCAACCCCATAATTCCTGAAAAAGCGCGCAAAGCAAAATTTATTTGTCTTGGAAACATAGATCCCGAACTTCAAATAAAAGTACTCGATCAAATGGATGATCCTTACTTCGTTGTTTGTGATACTATGAATTATTGGATTGAAGGAAAGAAAGATGAGCTACTTAGATTATTGCCGAGAGTTAATGTGCTCATCATTAATGATTCTGAAGCAAGATTGCTTGCTCATGAACCAAACCTTATTAAAGCTTCGCGAGAAATCCGTAAACTAGGTCCGGAAATTCTCATCATAAAAAAAGGAGAGCATGGTGCTCTACTCTTTACCGAGGATATTGTTTTTTCAGCACCTGCATATCCAATGGAAATGATTTATGATCCGACAGGGGCTGGGGATTCTTTTGCCGGAGGATTTATCGGGTATTTATTTAAATCTAGTGATATCACACCTGATAACTTAAAATGCGCTGTAGTTTATGGAAGTGCAATGGCTTCTTTCTGCGTTGAAAAATTCAGCACGAAAGGATTGGAACAACTATCATATTTGATGATTAAAGATAGGTACCGTGAATTTTTAGACTTATCAAGATTCGATGAAAAATAAAGATTACTTTTCTTTTAAATTTGAAAACGACCAACTCGTTTTTATAGATCAAACTAAACTTCCATTTCAAGAAGTTTATGAAACAACAGATCAGTACGAGAGAATAGCAAGTGCAATTGAACGACTCGAAATAAGAGGCGCGCCTGCAATTGGAATTACTGCAGGTTATGCTTTGGCACTATCTGTAAAAAATACTCCTAAAAATCTTATTCAAAATAAATTCAGTGATGCACTTGCAAGGCTTAAGCGTACCAGACCAACGGCAGTAAATCTATTTATAGTTTTAAACGAAGTAGAAAATTATTTCATCCAAAATTCTTCTGACCCGAATATCTTCTATAAATTATTAAAATTTGTTGAGGCTATCCACAAAGAAGATATTTCTTTTTGTGATCGCATTGCACGCAATGGGTTAAATATTTTCGCCAAAAAATCCAACGTACTTACTCATTGTAACACAGGGAAATTAGCTGCCGGCGGTGATGGAACAGCGTTCAATATAATTAAATTTGCACATCAAAATGATCTGATTTTTCACGTGTATGCTGATGAAACACGACCGTTGCTGCAAGGCTCGAGGCTTACTGCATTTGAACTTTATAATTCTGAAATTCCATTTTCAATCCTTACAGATTCTTCTGCTGCTTTTTTAATGGCGCAAAATAAAGTTGATTTAGTAATCACCGGCGCTGATAGAATTGCCCTGAACGGCGACGCTGCTAATAAAATCGGGACGTATAATCTTGCTGTGCTCTGCAACTATCATAATATTCCATTTTACATTGCGGCACCGTCATCAACAATAGACAGGCACATTCCAGCTGGAAATGAAATTGAGATTGAGTATCGGAGTAAAAAAGAAATACTTGAATTTAACGGGATTCCAGTTTGCCCTGCCGAAATTGATGCATTCAATCCGGCTTTTGATATCACTCCATCACATTTGATTTCTGGAATTATTACGGAGGAGGGTGTATTCACTTTTCCGTATAATTTTATCCAATGAGTGAGATAGTAAAAACTGAAGCCATAGTATTAGGTAAGATGGATTTTAGTGATACAAGTATAATCACCAATTTATTTACCAGAGATTTTGGAAAATTTTCTCTAATATTAAAAGGCGGGAGAAATCCCAAGAATAGAATAGGACCTCTGATTGACATTCCAAATTACCTGAACATAGTTTTTTATAAAAAAGAAAACAGAGAGCTACAATTATTAAGCAACGCTGATTCAATCAACCATTTTCCGGGAATTAAAAACGATTATGATAAAATTATTTATGCATTTGCCGTCGTCGAAATAATTAAAAAATTAATTCCGGATAATGAGCTTCACAATAAATTATTTAATGGCGTTGTTCGAATCCTTACTCTGCTAAATTCATCAGACGAGGCAGTTGAAATTTTGTTCTCAAGATTTTTTTTGTTCTTTTTGGAAGAAATCGGTTTTCAGGTTCAATTGAATGAATGCAGTATTTGCGGAAAGAATCAACTGCATAACCAATTGCTCGGATTCAATTTTAACTCAGGCATTATTTGCGAGGATTGCAAAATCAATTATAAAAATTCCTATCAGATTGATGCGGAACTTTTCAAGTATCTGCACTGTCTAAAGTTCAGTAAAAAAACGGAATCTCTGAAAATTGATACCGCTAATAAAGCAATTGAATTTATGGAAAAATATTTAAAATTTCATATACCTGATTTTCAAGGAATTCAATCACTAAAAAATAATTTAAGGAGTGTTTAACGATTAAATTTGTACTATGTTTAATTAACTGATAATCGTTATTAAAGAAAAGGTAAAAAATGAAATCAAAAAAAATGTTTGGTGCAGCAGCACTAATTGCAATTGGTATTATATTCGGCGCATTGCTTATCACTGGTTTTGGATGGATTCGCCCCGGACTTTCAGATATAATTCTGGGCGCGGCACATCCGCCTGTAAATCTTGACGCAGATGCTACGGCTTTCAGTAAAGCATTTATTGAAGTAGCTGATAAAGTGACCCCCACCATAGTGCAGATAAATGTTGTATCGGAAACAAAAGATAATCCTCACGAAAATTTCTTCTTTTTTCCATTTAACGAAGTTCCCCCGGAACAGCGAGGTTCGGGAAGCGGGATAATTATCTCCACGGATGGATATATCCTTACCAATAACCACGTCGTCGAAAATGCAAAGCAAGTTTCTGTAGGACTTTTCGATAAAAGAACTTTTGACGCAACTGTAGTCGGAACTGATCCACTAACTGATCTTGCAGTGATTAAAATAGATGTTGAAAATTTACCTGCTGCTTATCTTGGTGATTCAGACAATCTAAAAGTGGGTCAATGGGTTATGGCGATTGGTAATCCGTTATCTTTATCTTCAACTGTTACGGCTGGAATTGTCAGCGCAATAGGCAGGGGGCAATTGGGATTAATAAAAGATAGTTATGGTGTCGAAAATTTTATTCAGACAGATGCTGCAATAAATCCCGGCAACAGCGGAGGAGCTTTAGTTGATCTTTCCGGCTCTGTAGTTGGAATAAATTCAGCAATTGCTGCCGGCAATACCGGAACGTACATTGGGTATGGATTTGCTATTCCAATCAACCTCGCAAAAAGTGTAGCGAAGGATTTAATTGCAAACGGAAAAGTCAATCGTGGATATATTGGAGTAAACATTGGCGAAGTTGATAATGCAATTGCTAAATCACTTGGAATGGATAAGCCTCGTGGAATTATTGTGCAAGGAATTGTTCCCGGTGGTGCTGCAGAAAATTCTGATGTTAAAGCCGGCGATGTTATACTTAAGATAGATGGAAGAGATGTTAACCAACCAAATGAATTACAAAGTTATGTGGCTTCAAAATCGGCTGGCTCTACAGTTACGCTTACAATTTTTAGAGACGGAAAAGAGCTTGATAAAAAAGTAATTCTTAAATCACGCGACAATGATACCAAGATCGAACCTGTGACTGATAAATCAAAAAATGATCCGAAGAATGAATCTAATTCTTCAACAATAAATTTTGAGGAGTTAGGGTTAGTCACCAAAAATCTTTCTAGTAAAGAAAAGACAGAATACAACCTTGACGAAGGTGTACTTATTGCTGATGTAAAACCTTTCTCTAAAGCTGAAGATCAAAAATTATTTAAAGGATTGGTAATCGTAGAAGCAGATAAGCAGACGATAAATTCTGTTGATGATCTTCAAAATGTAATTGAAAATAAAAAAGGCAAGGCAATTTTATTAAAAGTACTGGATTCAAAAGGTAATGCCCGATATGTTGGATTGGAAATTCCTAAATAAAATCAGATCGAATTAATATTTCTAACAGTAACGCCCGAATATTCGGGCGTTTTTTTTATCTTTACCTAAAACTTATAAAAAATATGATACGATTTTTAACAGCGGGCGAATCTCACGGAAAAGCATTAACCACTATCGTGGAAGGCTTTCCTTCTAATATGATTGTTGAGAAATCAATAATTGATTTTCAACTGCAGAGGCGGCAAGCGGGTTACGGCCGAGGACTGAGAATGAAAATCGAAACTGACTCGGTGGAAATTCTATCTGGCGTTAGGAATAAAAAATCTCTCGGATCTCCTATCTCATTTTTAATAAAAAATTATGATTGGGAAAATTGGAAGGAGCAGATGTCGCCCTACAATGAAAATATCAGCGAAAAAATTTCGCTTCCAAGACCGGGTCATGCAGATTTAGTTGGAACTCAAAAATATAATTCTGATGACATCAGAAATTCCATTGAACGGTCCAGTGCAAGAGAAACGGCTGCGCGCGTTGCAGCAGGATCTGTAGCAAGAATATTTCTAAATCACTTCGGTATTTCAGTTGGAAGCTATGTTGAAAGTATTGGGGGCATTTATTCGCATAAAAGTTTCTATCAAAAACTTCTACAAAATAATTTAATAGAAGATTTTATTGCTTCAGGATTGTCAGATATTGCTGATAAAAGTCCGGTCAGAGTTTTAGAAAAATCCCAGGAAAATCAAATCATTTCAAAAATAAAATTAGCTAAAAAAAAGGGCGACACTCTTGGCGGCAATTTTATTGTTGTTGCCAGCGGACTTCCTGCCGGGCTTGGGAGTTTTGTTCATTATGACAGGAAAATGGATGCTGCTATTGCTCATTCTATTATGTCTATCAATGCTGTTAAGGCTGTTTCAATAGGCAGTGGTTTTTTATCTGCTGATAAATATGGTTCAGAATCTCATGATGAAATTATACTTGCTGATAAATCTTTTACAAGAAGGACAAATAATGCCGGCGGAATTGAAGGGGGCGTTTCGACAGGGTTACCAATAATTGTTCGTGCGGCAATGAAACCTATTGCAACTTTAATGACTCCGATTCAAAGCATTGATCTTAAAAATATGAAGCCTGCGGACGCACGACGTGAGCGAAGTGATTTTGTAGCTGTTCCGGCTTGCTCGGTAATTGCTGAAGCGATGCTTGCTTGGACATTAGCGGATTATTTTCTCCAAAAATTTGGCGGTGATTCCATCGAAGAAACGTCTGACAATTATCAAAATTATTTAAGCAAGAATTTTATTAGAGTTAAAAAAAATTTTTCGATTGAATAAAAATGATTCAAATTCAAAAGTTTATTTTTAATTCCTTTGGTGAAAATACTTATCTTGTTTGGGAGGAGACTTCTAAAGAAAGTATTATTATTGATCCAGGCTGTTTTTTAGATACCGAAAAGAAAAGACTTTCTGATTTTATTAGCTTAAATGATCTTTCAATCAAATACATGATTTTAACTCACGCGCACATTGATCATATTCTTGGATGCAATTACGTCAAAAAAAACTATTCTGCAGAATTTTATATGCCTGAAGGTGAATTACCACTTCTGACTCATGCAGAAAAACAAGCAGAGATGTTCGACCTGAATATTGAGACACCCCCTTTACCCGATCATTTTTTGAATGAAGAATTAGTACTGTTAATCGGAGATTGCAAGCTAGTTTTTTATCAACTCCCGGTCATACGCCTGATGAATATTGTATTTATTTTGACACGGAAAAAATCTGTTTTACCGGAGACGCTCTTTTTCAGAACAGCATTGGCAGAACCGACTTATGGGGTGGAGATTATATTCTATTGATGGAGTCAATCAAAAATAAATTAATGAATTTATCAGACGAAATAAAAATATATCCCGGACATGGTAATGAAAGTACAATTGGCTTTGAGAGAGTCGACAATCCGTTTCTAAATAATTAATGTTGTGCTGTTTGTTAAAAATGTTCAATATATTCATTTAGAAAATTGAAGATTTAATACGACGATGAATAGAAAAAAATATTTTCTAATAAAGAATTACTCACCACTTATTATTTCGTTAATACTTTGGATAATTTTATTTGAGTTTATCATCCCGACAAATTATTTCGTACCCAAACCGTCAGTAGTTCTCGAATCGTTCGCTTCCCTTTGGAATGATTATAATATTCTTCCTAACCTTTTCTCAACTTTCGGATGTATATATTTATCACTTTTAATCGCATTAATATCCCAGAATTTTTTATCTAACAAAGTTGTGCATAAAAAGTTTTCTAAATATCTGATTAAAAAACGAAATAAAAGTCGTTTGTTTTTTTTGATATTTTCGTTTTTAATTCTCTCTGCTATTTGGTTTTCGGATTTTTACTTTTTGAAGATAATTTTTGCTTCTGTTATTTCGACATTTACCTTAACGATCAAAAACATAAGGGGGATGGATAGAGTTCATCCTAATTTTATTGATTCAATGAAATCACTTGGATTTCCAAATGATGTGATACAAAATAAAATTATTTCAAAACTCGTAAGACCTTCTTTGCTTAATTATTTAAAGAATTATCAATTTGTCTTGTGGACGATAATAACAATTTATGAAGTATTTATTGATAGAGAAGGCATAGGCTTCATGTTAAAAAAAATTGTTGAATACCGGGATTTATCTGCTGCCATTGCTCTTCTGGCGATATTAGGTTTTATTTTATTACTGGTTAATAGGATCCATATTGCCATAACTAAGAATTTCAACTATGAGAACGATCATGAATGAATTCTCTCAACTGAAAATAAACGGATTGGATTATTCATTACCTGTAAGCACCGGTGTTACAAAATTACTTCTTGAGAATATTAACATTGATATTAAATCACAGGGTCAGCAGAACACTTTTACTTCCATCATTGCACCCCATGATTCAGGCAAATCAACTCTGCTGAAAATTGTTTGTGGATTAATTCCACCCACCAAGGGTCAAATAACATTTTTCCCTGATTCAAAGATTTCACCAATAACCAAAGTAGTCTTGATAAATGAATATAAGAATTACTTGCCCTGGCTTTCAGTGAGAAAGAATATTGAATTCACATTAGAACATAGCCGTTATGATGGGAAAAAGAATAACTCTGAAATACAAAACATAATTGACCTTGTTGGCTTAAATGGCTATGAAGATCACGTTCCAAGCAGTAAAAGTAAAGGTTTTATTTTTAGAATAGCAGTAGCAAATGCTTTAATCACAAATCCTGATTTTATATTATTAGATGAACCGTTCAGAAATTTTACAAGTTTATCGCGTTCAGAAGCATATCAAGTCCTTCACAATATTAAATCTAACACAAGGGTAAATTTTATTTTATCAACCACAAATATTTTAGAAGCAATTTATTTTTCGGATATAGTTTACATGATGCAAAAAAATCCGGGTTTAATATTTGACTCAATAAAAATTGATAGATCAAAAATTTCGGCAAAGTTCGATATTAATGATTACACAAGAGAAATTATTACGGAAATTCAAAATAGATTTGCTGCAAAAAAGAATCTTGGAATCATAAACTTT contains these protein-coding regions:
- a CDS encoding ABC transporter permease subunit; its protein translation is MNRKKYFLIKNYSPLIISLILWIILFEFIIPTNYFVPKPSVVLESFASLWNDYNILPNLFSTFGCIYLSLLIALISQNFLSNKVVHKKFSKYLIKKRNKSRLFFLIFSFLILSAIWFSDFYFLKIIFASVISTFTLTIKNIRGMDRVHPNFIDSMKSLGFPNDVIQNKIISKLVRPSLLNYLKNYQFVLWTIITIYEVFIDREGIGFMLKKIVEYRDLSAAIALLAILGFILLLVNRIHIAITKNFNYENDHE
- a CDS encoding ABC transporter ATP-binding protein; this translates as MNEFSQLKINGLDYSLPVSTGVTKLLLENINIDIKSQGQQNTFTSIIAPHDSGKSTLLKIVCGLIPPTKGQITFFPDSKISPITKVVLINEYKNYLPWLSVRKNIEFTLEHSRYDGKKNNSEIQNIIDLVGLNGYEDHVPSSKSKGFIFRIAVANALITNPDFILLDEPFRNFTSLSRSEAYQVLHNIKSNTRVNFILSTTNILEAIYFSDIVYMMQKNPGLIFDSIKIDRSKISAKFDINDYTREIITEIQNRFAAKKNLGIINFSI